One Ricinus communis isolate WT05 ecotype wild-type chromosome 1, ASM1957865v1, whole genome shotgun sequence DNA window includes the following coding sequences:
- the LOC8271525 gene encoding pentatricopeptide repeat-containing protein At5g01110, which yields MAILCLPFQKQYCRILQTHKQLYVIATIRNPSEECIIRYLHTLENCQNPNQEPTSSAPPDSFLVEKILLNLRRDLISFSSLIGVSSRNGHLDQALMYFRDMKTSGLVPDNVIYTILINGYCRNGMMSEALEIRDKMLEQGCALDVVAYNTILNGLCKKKILADANALFDEMVERGVVPDFCTFTTLIHGHCKEGNMGKALSLFGIMTQKNIKPDIVTYNILIDGFCKTTEMEKANELWNEMISRKIFPNHISYAILVNGYCNLGFVSEAFRLWDEMIRKGIKPTLVTCNTVIKGYCRSGDLSKADEFLGKMISEGVGPDSITYNTLINGFVKGEYMDKAFFLINKMETKGLQPDVVTYNVILNGFCRQGRMQEAELILRKMIERGIDPDRSTYTTLINGYVSQDNLKEAFRFHDEMLQRGFVPDDDF from the exons ATGGCCATCCTTTGCTTACCCTTTCAGAAACAGTACTGCAGAATCCTCCAAACCCACAAACAACTCTATGTCATCGCTACTATTAGAAACCCTAGTGAAGAATGCATCATCAGATATCTACATACTTTAGAGAATTGTCAAAATCCAAACCAAGAGCCAACTTCATCAGCTCCACCAGATTCTTTCTTGGTTGAGAAAATTCTATTGAATTTAAGGCGAG ATCTAATTAGCTTCAGTTCACTTATTGGAGTGTCTTCAAGAAATGGACATCTTGATCAAGCGTTAATGTACTTTAGAGATATGAAGACATCTGGCTTGGTTCCGGATAATGTGATTTACACTATTCTTATAAATGGTTATTGTAGAAATGGTATGATGTCAGAAGCTTTGGAGATACGTGATAAAATGCTAGAGCAGGGTTGTGCTTTAGATGTTGTGGCTTATAATACTATATTAAATGGGTTGTGCAAAAAAAAGATACTCGCAGATGCAAATGCACTGTTTGATGAGATGGTGGAAAGGGGTGTAGTTCCTGATTTTTGCACTTTCACGACGCTCATTCATGGACATTGCAAGGAGGGGAATATGGGTAAAGCACTAAGCTTATTTGGAATAATGACTCAAAAGAATATCAAACCAGATATTGTAACGTACAACATTTTAATTGATGGGTTTTGCAAGACAACTGAAATGGAAAAAGCTAATGAATTATGGAATGAAATGATCTCTAGGAAGATTTTTCCTAATCACATTTCTTATGCCATTTTAGTAAATGGGTACTGTAATCTGGGTTTTGTATCTGAGGCCTTCAGATTGTGGGATGAGATGATCCGAAAGGGCATCAAGCCTACTCTTGTTACTTGTAATACTGTTATAAAGGGCTATTGCCGGTCAGGTGATCTGTCAAAGGCTGATGAATTCTTGGGCAAGATGATTTCAGAAGGAGTTGGTCCTGATAGCATCACATATAACACTCTCATTAATGGGTTTGTAAAAGGAGAATATATGGATAAAGCTTTTTTTCTGATAAATAAGATGGAAACCAAAGGGCTGCAGCCTGATGTGGTTACATATAATGTAATTCTGAATGGGTTCTGTAGGCAAGGTAGGATGCAGGAGGCTGAATTGATATTACGGAAAATGATTGAGAGAGGGATAGATCCTGATAGATCTACTTACACCACTTTGATAAATGGATATGTTTCCCAGGACAACTTGAAAGAAGCATTTCGCTTTCATGATGAAATGCTGCAAAGGGGGTTTGTGCCTGATGATGATTTTTAG